A single genomic interval of Spirosoma taeanense harbors:
- a CDS encoding SDR family NAD(P)-dependent oxidoreductase: protein MQGKTILIIGASSGIGHALAEQLQTQGATLITAGRRQPEGIQSTHLTWDVTRTPAEEALSPLPDVLHGLVYCPGTINLKPFQRLTVDDYRADLEINVLGAVAAIHAAFPAIKKAKGASIVLFSTVAVKLGMGLHSSISIAKSAVEGLTKSLAAEFAPFNIRVNAVAPSLTDTPLAQFLLADEAKRESGNKRHPLNRYGTPQDIASMAAYLLSDKASWITGQIIGVDGGMGSLK, encoded by the coding sequence ATGCAAGGTAAAACGATTTTGATTATTGGCGCTAGTTCGGGTATTGGCCATGCCCTCGCCGAACAGCTCCAGACCCAGGGTGCTACCCTCATTACGGCGGGCCGTCGTCAACCCGAAGGTATCCAGTCTACCCACCTGACGTGGGACGTAACCCGAACTCCGGCCGAGGAAGCGCTTAGCCCCCTTCCCGATGTCCTGCATGGGCTGGTATATTGTCCTGGTACCATCAATCTCAAGCCGTTTCAACGGCTTACGGTTGATGACTACCGCGCTGATCTGGAAATTAACGTACTAGGCGCTGTTGCGGCCATCCACGCGGCCTTTCCGGCCATTAAGAAAGCAAAAGGTGCTAGTATAGTGCTATTCAGCACAGTAGCGGTCAAGCTGGGCATGGGACTTCACTCGTCCATTTCCATCGCGAAATCGGCCGTTGAGGGCCTGACGAAGTCGCTGGCAGCTGAGTTTGCTCCGTTTAATATCCGCGTCAACGCCGTTGCGCCGTCCCTAACCGATACGCCCCTGGCGCAGTTCCTGCTGGCCGATGAAGCAAAACGCGAATCCGGTAATAAGCGTCACCCCCTGAACCGGTACGGTACTCCACAGGATATTGCGAGCATGGCGGCTTATCTGCTTTCCGATAAGGCGAGCTGGATTACTGGTCAGATCATCGGCGTCGATGGTGGGATGGGCAGTTTGAAATAA
- a CDS encoding sugar MFS transporter, translating to MTPTATQTPSKNYVGPLLIIGALFFVFGFVTWVNSVLIAFFKQAFNLSTVGSNLVAFAFFISYTLMAIPSSAVLKRTGFKNGMSLGLLVMAVGTLIFVPAAKAVSYPLFLVGLFLIGIGLTVLQTASNPYATILGPRESAAQRISFMGIANKLAGIISQFIFGGLLLTGANAVSGAASLEKVVTPYLILTGVLVFLAGMIRFSSLPEVSEEQDDTPTDVSIHTSVWQFPNLVLGVLALFCYVGAEVIAGDTIINYGKALGFDNDEAKYFTTYTLYGLLGGYVLGIVLIPKVISQQTALRFGAAYGLVLTVATLLTSGFTSVLCVALLGFGLAPVWPALWPLALNRLGRFTKIGSALLIMGISGGALLPLLHGYLTDVISPKMAYALLLPLFSFILYYAVSGHKKSSW from the coding sequence ATGACCCCGACCGCGACTCAGACCCCTTCTAAAAACTACGTTGGCCCCCTGCTCATCATTGGTGCTCTTTTCTTTGTTTTTGGCTTCGTTACGTGGGTCAACAGCGTCCTGATTGCTTTTTTCAAACAGGCCTTCAACCTCAGTACGGTCGGGTCGAATCTAGTTGCGTTCGCGTTTTTCATTTCCTATACGCTGATGGCTATTCCGTCGTCGGCGGTACTGAAACGGACCGGCTTCAAAAACGGGATGTCGCTGGGATTGCTGGTCATGGCCGTTGGAACGCTGATCTTCGTGCCCGCAGCGAAGGCGGTTTCTTACCCGCTGTTTCTGGTTGGGCTCTTCCTGATCGGCATTGGTCTCACGGTATTGCAGACGGCCTCTAATCCGTATGCAACTATCCTCGGCCCGCGCGAGAGTGCGGCTCAGCGGATTAGTTTCATGGGTATCGCCAACAAACTAGCGGGGATTATCAGCCAGTTCATTTTCGGAGGACTGCTCCTGACGGGTGCCAATGCGGTATCCGGAGCGGCCTCACTGGAGAAAGTTGTCACGCCATACCTGATTCTGACCGGCGTTCTGGTGTTTCTGGCGGGTATGATTCGGTTCTCAAGCCTGCCTGAAGTGTCGGAAGAGCAGGACGATACGCCGACCGACGTTAGCATTCATACCAGCGTCTGGCAGTTTCCGAACCTGGTGCTGGGTGTACTGGCTCTGTTCTGTTACGTCGGTGCTGAAGTGATTGCGGGCGACACCATCATCAATTACGGTAAGGCCCTCGGCTTTGACAATGATGAGGCCAAGTACTTCACGACGTATACGCTTTACGGCCTGCTGGGGGGTTACGTGCTCGGCATTGTCTTGATTCCCAAGGTCATTTCGCAGCAGACCGCTTTACGTTTTGGGGCGGCTTATGGCCTGGTACTGACCGTCGCTACGTTACTGACCAGCGGTTTTACGTCGGTGCTCTGCGTCGCCCTGCTGGGCTTTGGGTTAGCCCCTGTCTGGCCTGCTCTCTGGCCGCTTGCCCTGAACCGGCTGGGTCGGTTTACCAAGATTGGCTCCGCCCTGCTCATCATGGGCATTTCGGGTGGTGCGCTGCTGCCGTTGCTGCATGGTTACCTCACGGACGTAATCAGCCCAAAAATGGCGTATGCACTGCTGCTGCCCCTATTCAGCTTCATTCTGTACTACGCCGTGTCGGGCCATAAAAAGTCGAGCTGGTAG
- the folE gene encoding GTP cyclohydrolase I FolE has product MKLNGTSSNTPSDNGLKANGVHLNGHYNAQAVDELLADEIGEAHGASSIDTPMRPDAFDLDDDLKIDLIEEHFREIMSVLGLDLTDDSLKGSPRRVAKMYVKEIFRGLNPANKPQSTLFDNKFRYNEMLVEKDITVQSYCEHHFVPIIGKAHVAYISSGKVIGLSKLNRIVEYFSKRPQVQERLTVQIADELKRVLETEDVAVIIDAKHLCVSTRGVHDVNSSTITASYGGKFQEEATRQELQRYLAQPGVTI; this is encoded by the coding sequence ATGAAACTGAACGGAACTTCGTCGAATACCCCGTCTGACAATGGCCTCAAGGCGAATGGTGTCCATCTGAACGGTCACTATAACGCGCAAGCCGTTGATGAGCTACTGGCCGATGAAATCGGTGAGGCACACGGCGCGTCTTCGATTGATACCCCGATGCGCCCCGATGCTTTCGACCTGGATGATGATCTGAAGATTGATCTCATCGAAGAGCATTTTCGGGAGATTATGAGCGTTCTGGGCCTCGACCTGACCGACGACAGCCTGAAAGGGTCGCCCCGGCGCGTGGCCAAGATGTACGTAAAGGAAATTTTCCGGGGTCTGAATCCCGCCAATAAGCCTCAGTCTACGTTGTTCGACAACAAGTTTCGGTACAACGAAATGCTGGTGGAGAAAGATATTACCGTTCAGTCGTACTGCGAACATCACTTTGTTCCAATCATTGGTAAAGCGCACGTGGCCTATATTTCCAGCGGTAAAGTGATTGGATTGTCGAAGCTGAACCGGATTGTGGAGTATTTCAGCAAGCGGCCGCAGGTGCAGGAGCGCCTGACGGTTCAGATTGCCGATGAATTGAAGCGGGTACTGGAAACTGAAGACGTAGCGGTGATTATCGATGCCAAGCACCTATGCGTTTCGACGCGGGGGGTGCATGATGTCAACTCCTCGACGATTACGGCCTCTTACGGCGGTAAGTTTCAGGAGGAAGCCACCCGGCAGGAACTGCAGCGCTATCTGGCACAGCCCGGCGTAACTATTTAA
- a CDS encoding MBL fold metallo-hydrolase yields the protein MPRSRFIMQQLKPIMLTTVLILTVLVVGVTLFMRQATFGSDPASERLDRIRKSPNFRDGSFQNLTPTAVMRENASYAAMLTDYVNKPKDNVPPRPLPSVRTNLKTLPDSTPAIVWFGHSSYLIRSKGVTVLVDPVFSGSASPVSFFGRSFAGSDVYSVDDMPDIDLLVLSHDHYDHLDYKTITQLIPKVKKFYTGLGVGAHLERWGVPADRIVEFDWWERQPVADGIDLIATPARHFSGRSFARGKTLWTSFVLHLNGSTIFLGGDSGYGPHFQEIGEKYGPFDLAILECGQYGRDWPSIHMFPEEVATAAGDLRARTLLPVHWGKFTLANHSWNEPIKRLLKQAASQKLDVTTPRIGEPVLLGSVHPDSDWWNF from the coding sequence ATGCCCCGTTCTCGTTTCATCATGCAGCAATTGAAACCCATTATGCTTACCACCGTTCTTATTTTGACAGTATTGGTTGTGGGGGTTACCCTGTTTATGCGACAGGCTACGTTCGGCAGCGATCCGGCCAGCGAACGGCTCGACCGAATCCGGAAGTCGCCAAACTTCCGCGACGGATCGTTTCAGAATCTGACCCCTACGGCCGTCATGCGTGAAAATGCGTCGTATGCCGCCATGCTGACCGACTACGTTAACAAACCCAAAGACAACGTACCGCCCCGTCCGCTGCCTTCCGTCAGGACCAACCTGAAGACTCTGCCGGACTCAACGCCGGCCATTGTCTGGTTCGGGCACTCGTCGTACCTCATCCGGTCCAAAGGCGTAACGGTTCTGGTTGATCCGGTATTCAGCGGCAGCGCGTCGCCGGTATCGTTCTTCGGCAGGTCGTTCGCCGGTTCAGACGTGTACTCCGTCGATGACATGCCCGACATCGATCTGCTGGTTCTGTCGCACGACCACTATGACCACCTCGACTACAAAACCATTACCCAGCTGATTCCGAAAGTCAAAAAATTCTATACGGGTCTGGGCGTTGGTGCGCACCTGGAGCGCTGGGGCGTTCCAGCCGACCGGATTGTGGAATTTGACTGGTGGGAACGCCAGCCCGTAGCCGACGGCATCGACCTGATTGCTACGCCGGCGCGCCATTTTTCAGGCCGTAGTTTCGCGCGCGGCAAAACGCTCTGGACATCGTTTGTGCTGCATCTGAACGGCTCCACGATTTTTCTCGGCGGAGATTCGGGTTACGGTCCGCATTTCCAGGAAATCGGCGAAAAATACGGTCCCTTCGACCTGGCCATTCTGGAATGCGGGCAGTACGGCCGCGACTGGCCCAGCATCCATATGTTCCCCGAGGAAGTAGCCACCGCAGCCGGGGATTTACGGGCCAGAACCCTCCTGCCGGTTCACTGGGGTAAGTTTACGCTCGCCAATCACTCCTGGAATGAACCGATCAAACGACTGCTCAAACAGGCCGCCAGTCAGAAGTTGGACGTTACCACACCCCGTATTGGCGAGCCGGTTCTGCTCGGATCGGTTCACCCGGATTCGGACTGGTGGAATTTTTAA
- a CDS encoding Gfo/Idh/MocA family protein, translated as MKPTRREFIRTAALTGAAASAFPTVLTAASSVASSLGDPAADKVRLGFIGVGSRGRSHVEQALYRDDVVIPAICDIDPDSIARTNEIFKKKGLALPEAYTKGDEAFLQMLKRDDLDGVIIATPWEWHTPMAVATMKAGKYAGVEVSATVTLKESWDLVNTFEKTGVPCMILENVCYRRDVMAVLNMIRQGLFGEMTYAHCGYQHDLRDIKFNDGKHYAGGGVEFGAKGYAEARWRTQHSVDRNGDIYPTHGLGPVAHWLDINRGNRFLHLTSTATKSRGLHKYVVDKGGPNHPNTKVNFKLGDIVTTVIQCANGENIVLMHDTNSPRPYSLGFRAQGTNGIWMDDNDMIYLENVSPKAHAWEPFASYQEKYDHPLWKRHAQTAENAGHGGIDFFVMRAFIESVKTKTPPPIDVYDAAVWSAISPLSEESIAGGSKPVEIPDFTRGKWKTNKPIFALSDNF; from the coding sequence ATGAAACCCACCCGACGCGAGTTTATCCGAACGGCCGCCCTTACCGGAGCGGCTGCCTCTGCCTTTCCCACCGTCCTGACCGCAGCCAGTTCCGTAGCTTCGTCGTTGGGTGACCCGGCAGCTGATAAAGTACGGCTGGGGTTTATCGGGGTCGGATCGCGGGGCCGCAGCCACGTCGAGCAGGCGCTCTACCGCGACGATGTAGTCATTCCGGCTATCTGCGACATTGACCCGGACAGCATCGCCCGAACGAACGAGATTTTTAAGAAAAAAGGATTGGCACTTCCGGAAGCCTATACGAAAGGCGACGAAGCGTTTTTGCAGATGCTTAAACGCGACGACCTCGACGGGGTCATTATTGCTACGCCCTGGGAGTGGCACACACCGATGGCCGTTGCCACCATGAAAGCGGGTAAATATGCAGGCGTTGAAGTGTCGGCAACGGTTACGCTGAAAGAGTCCTGGGACCTGGTCAATACGTTTGAAAAAACGGGCGTGCCGTGCATGATCCTCGAAAACGTGTGTTACCGGCGCGATGTCATGGCGGTTCTGAACATGATCCGGCAGGGTTTGTTCGGTGAAATGACCTATGCCCACTGCGGCTATCAGCACGACCTGCGCGACATCAAATTCAACGATGGTAAACATTATGCCGGGGGCGGGGTCGAATTTGGGGCGAAAGGCTATGCCGAGGCCCGCTGGCGGACGCAGCACTCCGTCGATCGCAACGGCGACATCTACCCGACCCACGGTCTTGGCCCGGTTGCCCACTGGCTCGACATTAACCGGGGCAACCGCTTTCTGCACCTGACCAGTACAGCCACCAAAAGCCGGGGACTCCATAAGTATGTCGTCGATAAGGGCGGACCGAACCACCCGAACACCAAGGTTAATTTCAAACTCGGCGACATCGTAACGACCGTCATCCAGTGCGCCAATGGCGAGAACATTGTTCTCATGCACGATACCAATTCACCCCGTCCCTACTCGCTTGGGTTCCGGGCGCAGGGCACCAACGGAATCTGGATGGACGACAACGATATGATCTACCTGGAGAACGTAAGCCCCAAAGCCCACGCCTGGGAACCGTTTGCGTCGTATCAGGAGAAATACGACCATCCGCTCTGGAAACGCCACGCCCAGACGGCCGAGAATGCGGGGCATGGCGGCATCGACTTTTTTGTGATGCGGGCCTTTATCGAATCGGTGAAAACCAAGACGCCCCCACCCATCGACGTGTATGACGCAGCCGTCTGGAGCGCCATCAGCCCCCTGTCGGAAGAAAGCATTGCGGGCGGCAGTAAACCGGTCGAAATTCCGGATTTCACGCGGGGGAAGTGGAAAACAAACAAACCGATTTTCGCCCTATCGGACAACTTTTAA
- a CDS encoding 6-pyruvoyl trahydropterin synthase family protein: MDIPRADALRVAVFRKEHFNAAHRLNNPNWSDEKNARVYGKCNNNNFHGHNYDLIVQVTGPVDPETGYVIDMKFLGDLVKEHVLNRFDHKNLNLDTEEFADLNPSAENIAIVIYNILRNQLSEGLDLKIRLYETERNFVEYPV, encoded by the coding sequence ATGGATATTCCCCGGGCAGATGCCCTACGGGTTGCGGTGTTTCGGAAGGAGCATTTCAACGCGGCTCATCGTCTGAACAACCCAAACTGGTCGGATGAGAAAAACGCCCGTGTTTACGGCAAATGCAACAACAATAACTTCCACGGCCACAATTACGATCTGATTGTGCAGGTGACCGGCCCGGTCGATCCTGAAACGGGTTACGTCATCGACATGAAATTCCTGGGCGATCTCGTCAAGGAGCACGTCCTGAATCGGTTTGACCATAAAAACCTCAATCTCGATACGGAAGAGTTTGCCGATCTGAATCCTTCGGCGGAAAACATTGCAATCGTCATCTACAATATTTTACGTAACCAGCTAAGCGAGGGCTTAGATCTTAAAATCAGATTGTATGAAACTGAACGGAACTTCGTCGAATACCCCGTCTGA
- a CDS encoding PAS domain-containing sensor histidine kinase translates to MNSNTSGYAFLTGGGEMGVMIRSFDWSTTQLDTPDHWSAGLRTTLGILLSSRNPMLLWWGSDAVQIYNDAYRPLLGNQAPHKSALGQPGEEYWADIWPGFETFIDNVCRTGEAVFEAQSPVAGQARWRFTYTPIRDDTGQVAGVLATGYEAEPSARTNAAGSHIHRIIGQAALYEDQQHLLSLLENSSDFMALSNWQGQLMYVNKAGRELVGIGLDDDISRLRSADFFEVEHFQPIAEEAYTTLYTTGSWSGTVHFRHFITGEIIPCHADYVRLDDPVTGEPIARGATIRDLRSELAAKAALTQTNAELQQLIQEFRFVTDFMPQMVWATLPDGYHDFYNKGWYDFTGLTYEETKAEGWNRVLHPNDQQRALTVWKHSLETGEPYEIEYRFRRHDGDYRWFLARALPFRNSEGAIIRWFGTCTDIHDQKSFATELERQVAERTSALARANIDLRRSNENLERFAYVASHDLQEPLRKIQSFGDILNATYAHQLGEGTALVERMQTAAMRMSSLIKDLLAFSRIANHRSAFQELSLNDILANVLTDLDYAVQESGALVDIASLPTVEGDSAQLGQLFLNLVSNAIKFRRPGETPRIRVTSQLVSRDQLPGSARPLNPASHYHQISVADNGIGFDEKYLDRIFDVFQRLHSKTQYTGTGIGLAIVKKVIENHDGAITASSQPDQGATFVVYLPA, encoded by the coding sequence ATGAATAGTAACACGTCCGGGTATGCCTTCCTGACGGGTGGGGGCGAAATGGGGGTTATGATACGCTCCTTCGACTGGTCAACAACTCAACTCGACACCCCGGATCATTGGTCTGCAGGTTTACGTACCACCCTTGGTATTCTGTTGTCGTCCCGTAATCCTATGCTGCTCTGGTGGGGCTCCGATGCGGTTCAGATTTATAACGATGCATACCGGCCTTTGCTGGGCAATCAGGCTCCGCACAAAAGCGCATTAGGACAGCCGGGAGAAGAGTACTGGGCAGATATATGGCCAGGCTTCGAAACCTTTATTGACAACGTCTGTCGGACCGGCGAAGCGGTCTTTGAGGCTCAGTCGCCCGTGGCCGGACAGGCACGGTGGCGGTTCACGTACACGCCCATCCGGGACGATACGGGCCAGGTAGCGGGCGTCCTGGCTACGGGCTACGAAGCCGAACCGTCAGCGCGAACCAATGCAGCGGGCAGCCACATTCACCGGATCATCGGCCAGGCAGCGCTCTATGAAGACCAGCAGCACCTGCTTTCGCTGCTTGAGAACAGTTCCGACTTTATGGCTCTCAGCAACTGGCAGGGGCAGTTGATGTACGTCAACAAAGCGGGTCGGGAACTCGTCGGGATTGGGTTAGACGATGACATCTCACGGCTCCGATCGGCCGATTTTTTCGAAGTCGAACATTTTCAGCCAATCGCGGAAGAAGCCTATACGACCTTATACACGACGGGCAGCTGGTCGGGTACGGTCCATTTTCGGCACTTCATCACGGGCGAGATCATTCCGTGTCATGCTGATTATGTTCGCCTGGACGACCCCGTTACAGGCGAACCAATTGCCCGGGGTGCCACCATTCGCGACCTGCGTTCAGAACTGGCCGCCAAAGCCGCCCTGACCCAGACCAATGCCGAGCTTCAGCAACTGATTCAGGAATTCCGGTTCGTCACGGATTTCATGCCTCAGATGGTCTGGGCAACTCTGCCCGACGGCTATCACGATTTCTATAACAAAGGGTGGTATGATTTCACGGGCCTTACCTATGAGGAAACCAAAGCCGAAGGCTGGAACCGCGTACTGCACCCGAATGACCAGCAGCGGGCGTTGACGGTGTGGAAACATTCGCTTGAAACCGGTGAACCTTATGAAATTGAGTATCGCTTTCGACGCCACGACGGAGATTATCGCTGGTTTCTGGCGCGTGCCCTGCCCTTTCGCAACAGCGAGGGTGCGATTATCCGCTGGTTTGGCACCTGTACGGATATTCACGATCAGAAATCATTTGCAACTGAACTGGAGCGACAGGTAGCCGAACGGACCAGCGCGCTCGCCCGGGCCAATATTGACCTGCGCCGGTCCAACGAAAACCTGGAGCGCTTTGCCTACGTAGCCAGCCACGACCTGCAGGAACCCTTACGTAAGATTCAGTCATTCGGGGATATTCTGAACGCGACCTATGCTCATCAACTGGGCGAGGGCACGGCGCTGGTTGAACGGATGCAGACGGCCGCCATGCGCATGTCGTCACTGATCAAAGACCTGCTCGCTTTTTCGCGCATTGCCAATCACCGGAGCGCCTTCCAGGAACTGTCGCTCAACGACATTCTGGCGAATGTCCTGACTGATCTGGATTATGCCGTGCAGGAATCAGGCGCGCTTGTTGACATCGCCAGCCTCCCTACGGTAGAAGGCGACAGCGCTCAGTTGGGGCAACTATTCCTGAATCTGGTTTCAAACGCCATCAAATTTCGGCGGCCCGGCGAAACACCCCGCATTCGGGTCACCAGCCAGCTAGTCTCCAGAGACCAATTGCCGGGTTCAGCGCGGCCGCTCAATCCGGCCAGCCACTATCATCAGATTTCTGTCGCCGACAATGGAATTGGCTTCGACGAAAAATACCTCGACCGTATCTTCGACGTTTTCCAGCGCCTGCACAGCAAAACCCAGTATACCGGTACGGGCATCGGCCTGGCCATCGTGAAGAAAGTGATCGAAAACCACGATGGAGCCATTACGGCCAGCAGCCAGCCTGACCAGGGAGCCACTTTCGTGGTCTATCTGCCCGCCTGA